A stretch of DNA from Triticum dicoccoides isolate Atlit2015 ecotype Zavitan chromosome 2A, WEW_v2.0, whole genome shotgun sequence:
GAGAGACGTGATCGAGCCGGCCGTGCACGGAACCCTCAACGTGTTGAGGTCGTGCGTGAGAGCGGGCACGGTGAGGCGCGTGGTCCTGACATCGTCGGCGGCCGCCGTCTCCAGCCGGCCGCTGGAGGGCGACGGCCATGTCCTGGACGAGGATTCCTGGTCCGACGTCGAGTTTCTTAGATCGACaaagaccggtgcttgggtacgcgTTTTGAGTATTTTCAACAATCTGTTGAATCATTTCATTGACCGACGCAACAATGACGCTCACCGCCGTGCTCGCGCAGGCGTACCCTGTGTCCAAGGTGCTTCTGGAGAAGGCGGCGTGCGCGTTCGCGCTGGAGCATGGCATCAGCCTGGTCACTGTGTGCCCCGTCGTCACGGTGGGCGCGGCGCCCGCGGCGAAGGTCAACACCAGCGTGCCCGACATCCTCTCCCTGCTGTCCGGTGAGGCCTGAAATTAAACAACATGTCAGACTGGTACATGCGCGTTACATGGCGTGGGTGCAATGGTGTCAGGCGATGATGCGAGGATCAGCAAACTTGAGTTCATCGAGAGGGTGACCGGCGCGATCCCGATGGTCCACATCGACGACCTCTGCCGCGCCGAGCTGTTCCTCGCCGAGGaaaaggcggcgtcggggcggtacAACTGCGGCAGCGTCAACACCACCGTCGTGGGGCTCGCCCGCTTCCTGGCGGCCAAGTACCCGCAATACAGTGTCAAGACCGACCGGTACGTACGAACGCCTCGTCAAGATCTCTGTAGCCATGGCGAGCTCCGACGTTCGTGCATCGGGGATGCGTATGTAATGGTCGATTTGTTTGTTTGTTTCAGGTACGCCGGTCTCACCGAGAAGCCGAGAGTCTGCATTTCGTCGGCGAAGCTCGTCGGGGAAGGGTTTGAGTTCATGTATAAGACCCTGGACGAGATATACGACGACGTCGTCGAGTACGGTAGGGCCTTGGGAATCCTTCCGTGCTAGTATGATGGATGATCTTAGAATCAAACGACGCGCTTGCATGGAAAACAGGCTTAGCCTCCTTTTTCTTACTGGATAATAAGCTTAGCCTCCTATAAAAGTATATGATGAAATGTGGGTGTTAGTTCATATGAAAAGGATTTGTAAAACATTATGGAAAGTGATATATGGAATTATGAAGGTTCTCTAGAATGCTTGCGATTTGCTCGTTACGTTCTCTGAACAATGGTTCGGATGAAAGACCGACACCGTCAGGATCCAAGAATATCAATGGTTCAGATGAAAGACCAATGCCGACTGGCCAAGAATATCTGTTGGAGATACACCTCCACACACTTTCCGCTGAAGCACCGCCGGAGCGAAGATAGGACCAGAAATACTTTATTTTAACTATATAGGAGTTGCCGCCTGGCCAAGACACCAGAACTACCTAAAACAAGGATGGGATCCCGGGCACGACTATGTATCTCTTGCTGCGACAGAGAGCACAATGTCATCTGCAGTactccataatgggccggcccagcgatCAAGAGGAGCACTGGCACCCTAGCCTTTTTTCTTTAAttaattttatttatatttttcaaATGGGAATTAATTTTCTATAAATTTTACAAATGTTCACCACACGTTCCAAAATGTTAACGCCGTGCTCAAAAGTGTTTCGCAACTTTTTAAGATTGGTAGAAAAATG
This window harbors:
- the LOC119356614 gene encoding anthocyanidin reductase ((2S)-flavan-3-ol-forming)-like isoform X2, giving the protein MEKNSHLKDLQALGPLEVLRADLVEEGSFDGAVAGCDYAFLVAAPVNLYAEDPERDVIEPAVHGTLNVLRSCVRAGTVRRVVLTSSAAAVSSRPLEGDGHVLDEDSWSDVEFLRSTKTGAWAYPVSKVLLEKAACAFALEHGISLVTVCPVVTVGAAPAAKVNTSVPDILSLLSGDDARISKLEFIERVTGAIPMVHIDDLCRAELFLAEEKAASGRYNCGSVNTTVVGLARFLAAKYPQYSVKTDRYAGLTEKPRVCISSAKLVGEGFEFMYKTLDEIYDDVVEYGRALGILPC
- the LOC119356614 gene encoding anthocyanidin reductase ((2S)-flavan-3-ol-forming)-like isoform X1, whose amino-acid sequence is MASAAGDGTRRKTACVTGGNGYIASALVKTLLEKGYAVKTTVRNPDDMEKNSHLKDLQALGPLEVLRADLVEEGSFDGAVAGCDYAFLVAAPVNLYAEDPERDVIEPAVHGTLNVLRSCVRAGTVRRVVLTSSAAAVSSRPLEGDGHVLDEDSWSDVEFLRSTKTGAWAYPVSKVLLEKAACAFALEHGISLVTVCPVVTVGAAPAAKVNTSVPDILSLLSGDDARISKLEFIERVTGAIPMVHIDDLCRAELFLAEEKAASGRYNCGSVNTTVVGLARFLAAKYPQYSVKTDRYAGLTEKPRVCISSAKLVGEGFEFMYKTLDEIYDDVVEYGRALGILPC